The Chitinophagales bacterium genome includes a region encoding these proteins:
- a CDS encoding zinc-dependent peptidase — translation MYLFISILALGAFLLYLVYRKKKINPPLAFPAKWRIVLQEKVDFYRKLNAEQKLQFESDIAHFLANIKITGINIDITIEDRLLVASSAVIPLFGFPAWTYKNLEEVLLYPASFDRNFNIGSKAEIITGMVGTGPMEGKMILSRPALHMGYQINNDKQNVGIHEFVHLFDKEDGVVDGIPPDFIDKTYTLPWIQLIETKTREIINEDTKIDSYATYNRNEFFAVTSEYFFERPHLLKEKEPELYKILSKAFNQDLAAVNFSSYSPPKSIGRNDPCPCGSGKKYKHCCLQ, via the coding sequence ATGTATCTATTCATTTCCATCTTGGCATTGGGGGCATTTCTACTCTACCTAGTTTATCGAAAAAAGAAAATCAATCCTCCACTTGCATTTCCTGCTAAGTGGAGAATCGTTCTGCAAGAGAAAGTAGATTTTTATAGAAAATTAAATGCAGAACAAAAGCTCCAATTTGAATCTGATATTGCGCATTTCCTGGCCAATATCAAGATTACAGGAATCAATATAGATATTACAATAGAAGACAGGCTGCTAGTTGCTAGTAGTGCTGTCATTCCTCTTTTTGGTTTCCCTGCCTGGACTTACAAAAACCTGGAGGAAGTTTTGCTCTATCCCGCTTCCTTCGACCGCAATTTCAATATCGGGAGTAAAGCAGAAATTATTACCGGAATGGTGGGGACGGGCCCCATGGAAGGCAAGATGATTTTATCCAGACCAGCATTACATATGGGTTATCAAATCAACAATGACAAGCAAAATGTGGGTATCCATGAATTTGTACATTTATTCGATAAAGAAGATGGGGTGGTAGATGGGATACCACCTGATTTTATAGACAAAACATACACACTCCCCTGGATACAATTGATTGAAACCAAAACCAGGGAAATAATCAATGAGGATACGAAGATAGATTCCTATGCTACCTACAATCGCAATGAGTTTTTTGCAGTCACCAGTGAATATTTTTTCGAACGCCCACATTTGCTCAAGGAAAAAGAACCGGAACTCTACAAGATACTTTCAAAGGCATTTAATCAGGACTTAGCAGCAGTAAATTTCTCTTCTTATTCTCCACCAAAATCTATTGGGCGGAACGACCCTTGCCCTTGTGGTAGTGGCAAAAAGTATAAGCATTGCTGCCTTCAATAA
- a CDS encoding non-canonical purine NTP pyrophosphatase → MMEEITLVTSNKYKTQEISEIAKPYNIKIIGHDCKIEELQTDNRFNLIKNKVLKAFEEIKIPVIVDHASLEIDSLNGMPGPLTQLFWDRLKGDLCNISMTLGMPTAKAICTIGYCDGKMIHTEEAQVTGKISSSPKGSRKFQWDTIFIPDGQTKTYGEMSVAEKNLISQRQKAFKKLFSSI, encoded by the coding sequence ATGATGGAAGAAATTACTTTAGTTACAAGTAATAAATATAAAACTCAGGAAATCTCTGAAATAGCCAAACCCTATAATATTAAAATAATAGGGCATGATTGTAAAATAGAAGAATTACAAACTGATAATAGGTTTAATCTAATAAAAAATAAGGTTTTAAAGGCATTTGAGGAAATCAAAATCCCCGTTATTGTAGACCATGCTTCTCTGGAAATTGATTCATTAAATGGAATGCCTGGACCGCTTACTCAATTGTTTTGGGATAGGCTAAAAGGTGATTTATGTAATATTTCTATGACTTTAGGTATGCCTACAGCAAAGGCTATTTGTACAATAGGTTATTGTGACGGGAAAATGATACACACAGAAGAAGCACAGGTTACAGGAAAAATATCAAGTTCTCCAAAAGGTTCAAGAAAATTTCAATGGGATACTATTTTTATTCCAGACGGTCAAACTAAAACATACGGTGAAATGTCTGTTGCTGAGAAAAATCTTATCTCTCAAAGACAAAAAGCTTTTAAAAAATTATTTAGCTCGATCTAA
- a CDS encoding AAA family ATPase, with protein MKFTRQVEKELKDWQSRVDRKPLILRGARQVGKTTLIEYFAQSYKQFIHLNLEKKSDRYYFEKFEDVKKIVEALFIKNGFSAQLPQTLLFIDEIQESSKAIQLLRYFYEDIPELHVVAAGSLLEFALGEVKSFPVGRVEYLYLFPLNFPEFLAARNKKNLANELRTVPVKDIAHAALLEEFHIYAITGGMPELIKTFTLEKSMISLPRVFESIWETYKKDIEKYGRSSTEKKIIKHIMETAPEYLDQRVKFQNFGHSNYRSREVSEAMKSLDDAKVIQLIYPTTERTVPPKTNYRKSPRLQFLDTGLVNYALGILPQLMEVKDLSNAYKGALIPHLITQELISLNIFAYKKPHFWVRDKRQSSAEVDLVIPYKDKLIPVEIKSGSTGTLKSLQSFIDTSEHSYAIRIYFGTFKIEKHQTIKGKPYLLMNLPYYLGTQLHAYIAYFVEQH; from the coding sequence ATGAAGTTTACAAGGCAAGTTGAAAAAGAGTTAAAGGATTGGCAATCAAGAGTTGATAGAAAGCCTTTGATTCTCAGGGGGGCAAGACAAGTTGGCAAAACTACGCTCATTGAATATTTTGCCCAATCTTATAAACAATTTATTCATCTTAACCTCGAAAAAAAGTCAGATAGATATTATTTTGAAAAATTTGAAGATGTCAAAAAGATTGTTGAAGCACTTTTTATCAAAAATGGATTTTCTGCTCAGCTGCCTCAAACATTACTGTTTATTGATGAAATACAAGAATCATCCAAAGCCATACAACTTTTACGCTATTTCTATGAAGATATCCCTGAATTACACGTGGTTGCAGCAGGGTCTTTGCTTGAATTTGCCCTAGGAGAAGTAAAATCTTTTCCCGTAGGAAGAGTTGAGTATCTTTATCTTTTCCCTTTGAATTTCCCGGAATTTCTTGCAGCCAGAAATAAGAAAAACCTTGCAAATGAACTGCGCACTGTTCCCGTAAAAGATATAGCACATGCAGCTCTTTTGGAAGAATTCCACATATATGCTATTACAGGGGGTATGCCTGAGTTGATTAAAACATTCACTCTCGAGAAAAGCATGATCAGTTTACCCAGGGTATTTGAAAGCATTTGGGAAACCTATAAAAAAGATATCGAAAAATATGGCCGGAGTAGTACTGAAAAGAAAATCATAAAACACATTATGGAAACTGCACCGGAATATTTGGATCAGCGTGTGAAGTTTCAAAATTTTGGACACTCCAATTACAGGTCAAGAGAAGTGAGTGAAGCCATGAAAAGCTTAGATGATGCAAAAGTAATACAGCTTATATACCCGACAACTGAAAGAACGGTTCCACCGAAAACTAATTACAGAAAATCCCCAAGATTACAATTTCTTGATACTGGTTTGGTAAACTATGCTTTAGGTATTTTACCACAATTAATGGAAGTAAAAGATTTAAGCAATGCTTATAAAGGTGCACTTATTCCTCATTTAATAACACAGGAGCTGATTTCACTAAATATATTTGCCTATAAAAAACCACATTTCTGGGTTAGGGATAAACGACAATCTTCTGCTGAAGTAGATTTGGTAATTCCATATAAAGACAAACTTATTCCAGTAGAAATAAAATCGGGTAGTACAGGTACACTAAAGTCTTTACAATCTTTTATAGATACGTCAGAGCATTCCTATGCCATACGTATTTATTTTGGGACATTTAAAATTGAAAAACATCAGACAATAAAAGGAAAGCCTTATTTATTGATGAACCTACCTTATTATTTGGGAACGCAATTACATGCCTATATAGCGTATTTTGTAGAGCAACATTAA
- a CDS encoding NifU family protein → MNIEIYTEYTPNPDSLKFVANKVIAPNRSLDFKEVADAEEAPLAKALFDFPFVNGVFIANNFVTIKKVEGPEWIEIIPEIKAFLKEYITEEKAVLSPDFDKKRQEKAAAEMGADASELDLKITELLNTYVKPAIEMDGGNIVFKSFDKGVVTLGLQGACSGCPSSTQTLKQGIEGLLKRMVPEVESVVAENEE, encoded by the coding sequence ATGAACATTGAAATTTATACAGAATATACACCCAACCCGGATTCCCTGAAATTTGTCGCCAATAAAGTAATTGCGCCCAACAGAAGCCTGGATTTTAAAGAAGTAGCTGATGCCGAAGAAGCACCTTTGGCGAAAGCGCTTTTCGATTTTCCTTTTGTGAATGGGGTTTTTATAGCCAATAATTTTGTGACCATTAAAAAGGTGGAAGGCCCGGAATGGATAGAAATTATTCCTGAGATCAAAGCTTTTCTAAAGGAATACATCACTGAGGAGAAAGCCGTTTTAAGTCCCGACTTTGACAAAAAACGCCAGGAAAAAGCTGCTGCCGAAATGGGTGCAGATGCTTCTGAGCTCGACCTGAAAATCACGGAATTGCTCAATACCTATGTGAAACCAGCCATTGAAATGGACGGGGGCAATATTGTTTTCAAATCTTTTGATAAAGGCGTGGTAACACTTGGCCTGCAGGGAGCCTGTAGCGGCTGTCCATCTTCTACCCAAACACTAAAACAAGGCATTGAAGGATTATTGAAAAGAATGGTGCCCGAAGTAGAAAGTGTGGTGGCTGAGAATGAGGAGTGA
- a CDS encoding SIR2 family protein, producing the protein MRLPSHLIEAAKNQKLIPFIGAGFSFSLNLPSWSILIDEIAGELGYDSEILKSYGDYIQIAEFLYIQKNGIGKLQSKLDRSFNNDTIDISKSQPHMLLTKMKAKKIYTTNWDNWIEEAYDYKNLPYNKIVNINDLVNSNPDSTHIIKFHGDLSTRDEDIVFTETSYFDRLSFESPLDITLRSDMLSNTMLFIGYSLSDFNIRYMLYKLQKLISNQISTKARPPLAYIILATPNPILETIFKNSRNMEVVYLDPRDRQKSLISILEEIALNVQ; encoded by the coding sequence ATGAGATTGCCTTCCCATTTAATAGAAGCTGCTAAAAATCAAAAATTAATCCCATTTATTGGAGCTGGGTTTTCATTTTCTCTAAATTTACCTTCTTGGTCAATATTAATTGATGAAATTGCAGGTGAACTTGGATATGACTCTGAAATCTTGAAATCTTATGGAGATTATATCCAGATAGCTGAGTTTCTCTATATCCAAAAAAACGGGATTGGGAAACTCCAAAGTAAACTTGATAGAAGCTTTAATAACGATACTATAGATATCTCAAAATCTCAGCCTCATATGCTTTTAACAAAAATGAAAGCAAAAAAAATTTATACAACAAATTGGGATAACTGGATAGAAGAAGCCTATGATTATAAAAACCTACCTTATAATAAAATTGTCAATATTAATGATCTAGTTAATTCCAATCCCGACTCAACACATATTATAAAATTTCATGGCGATCTTAGTACTAGAGATGAGGATATAGTTTTTACTGAAACCAGTTATTTTGACAGATTATCGTTTGAATCTCCATTGGATATAACTCTGCGTTCAGATATGTTAAGCAATACCATGTTATTTATTGGTTATAGTCTTTCAGATTTCAACATTAGATATATGCTCTATAAATTACAAAAACTAATTTCTAACCAAATAAGCACTAAAGCTAGACCTCCATTAGCATATATTATATTAGCCACTCCTAATCCAATACTTGAAACGATATTTAAGAATTCCAGAAATATGGAGGTAGTTTATTTAGACCCAAGAGATAGGCAAAAATCACTAATTAGCATACTCGAGGAAATAGCATTAAATGTTCAATGA
- a CDS encoding SRPBCC domain-containing protein codes for MKSIEEAISINASVEKVWEIFTDFENHKNWNPFIIYIKGEPKEGAQLEIKVKSAEGKSTSFKTKINSVKENEKLCWKGHAGFKSMLEAEHCFQFAAQDDGTTLFTQSETFEGLLTAVIDSEIKKTKEGFKEMNKALKKHCEA; via the coding sequence ATGAAATCAATTGAAGAAGCTATAAGCATTAACGCATCGGTAGAAAAAGTCTGGGAAATCTTTACCGATTTTGAAAATCACAAAAATTGGAATCCTTTTATAATATATATCAAAGGCGAGCCAAAAGAAGGCGCTCAACTAGAGATCAAAGTAAAATCAGCGGAAGGAAAAAGCACCTCTTTTAAAACTAAGATCAATAGTGTGAAAGAAAACGAGAAGCTATGCTGGAAAGGCCATGCGGGGTTTAAGAGTATGCTGGAAGCTGAGCATTGTTTTCAGTTTGCAGCGCAAGACGATGGTACTACACTATTTACACAAAGCGAAACTTTTGAAGGTTTGCTGACTGCCGTCATCGATAGTGAGATCAAAAAAACCAAAGAGGGATTCAAAGAGATGAATAAAGCACTGAAAAAACATTGCGAAGCTTAG
- the rlmN gene encoding 23S rRNA (adenine(2503)-C(2))-methyltransferase RlmN, giving the protein MPQQLPNIRALSKAELKSYFLENGHKAFRATQVWEWLWQKSALSFEEMSNLSKEMRTALEADFELPHITLDLQQKSKDGTIKSRFKLNDGHLVEGVLIPAEDRFTACVSSQVGCSLSCKFCATGFLDLKRNLRADEIYDQVCMINRQSLEHHSAPLSNIVFMGMGEPLLNYKNVLQGIDRITAEDGLNISPKRITVSTVGIAKMIKKLGEDEVRFNLALSLHAANDTKRDKIMAINESNNIEVLTEALQYFHEKNPKSKISFEYILFKGFNDTKKDAQELIELCSKVPAKINIIEYNKVEDVEFEKAGEKRRKGFVALLEKAGITATVRRSRGEDIDAACGQLANKTLA; this is encoded by the coding sequence ATGCCTCAACAACTTCCCAATATCAGGGCTTTAAGCAAAGCCGAGTTGAAAAGCTATTTTTTGGAAAATGGCCACAAAGCATTTCGTGCCACACAGGTTTGGGAATGGCTCTGGCAAAAATCTGCACTGTCATTTGAGGAGATGAGCAATCTTTCCAAAGAAATGAGAACTGCACTTGAGGCGGATTTTGAATTGCCACATATCACACTGGATTTACAACAAAAAAGCAAAGACGGCACCATTAAAAGCCGTTTTAAACTCAACGATGGGCATTTGGTGGAAGGCGTTTTGATTCCCGCTGAAGACCGCTTTACGGCTTGCGTTTCTTCTCAGGTGGGCTGCAGTTTGAGTTGTAAATTCTGCGCTACAGGTTTTCTTGATCTAAAGCGCAATTTGCGAGCCGATGAAATCTACGACCAGGTATGCATGATCAACCGGCAATCGTTGGAGCATCATAGCGCTCCATTGAGCAATATTGTTTTTATGGGCATGGGCGAACCATTGCTCAATTATAAAAATGTATTACAGGGCATTGACAGAATTACTGCTGAAGATGGGCTGAATATTTCCCCAAAAAGAATCACCGTTTCTACTGTAGGCATTGCCAAAATGATCAAAAAGCTGGGAGAAGATGAAGTGCGTTTCAACCTGGCGCTTTCCCTACATGCGGCCAATGATACAAAGCGCGATAAGATTATGGCCATCAACGAAAGCAATAATATTGAAGTGCTGACAGAAGCCCTGCAATATTTTCACGAGAAAAACCCAAAATCCAAAATCTCCTTTGAGTACATCCTTTTCAAAGGATTCAATGATACTAAAAAGGATGCACAGGAATTGATAGAACTCTGTAGCAAAGTGCCTGCAAAAATCAATATCATAGAGTATAACAAAGTAGAAGATGTGGAATTTGAAAAGGCCGGGGAGAAAAGACGTAAAGGTTTTGTTGCACTGCTTGAAAAGGCCGGAATCACAGCAACTGTAAGGCGTTCGCGCGGTGAAGATATTGATGCTGCCTGTGGTCAATTGGCAAATAAGACCCTGGCTTAG
- a CDS encoding aldo/keto reductase, whose protein sequence is MKYNKLGRTGLDCSKIGFGTWQIGGGRWKGITDSKALKLLNTAKDFGINIFDIALVYGQYRGENHDLNSRSLEFISKAFKGKARSEIIINLKVGQVDEYSHRSNYSPKNIVTQVDKALKKLGTDYIDICLIHAPSLKEIEDEIALTILKTLQACGKIRFLGYSIEAEPNHAELILNQKIDILMLQYNLIDRECANIFPIAERKGIGILTGGPFKRGYLTGKFDSIKDLPLKDNYWQWNINYSKDKVAQILEKAKGLKEKYGNEINLRKEALNFVAENKAVGSIVVGFREENEIVENINLLNLE, encoded by the coding sequence ATGAAATATAATAAATTAGGTAGAACAGGATTAGATTGCTCAAAAATAGGGTTTGGAACATGGCAAATTGGTGGTGGGAGGTGGAAAGGAATTACTGATTCAAAGGCCTTAAAATTATTGAATACAGCAAAGGACTTCGGCATAAATATATTTGACATAGCCTTAGTTTATGGTCAGTATCGAGGGGAAAACCATGATTTAAATAGCAGATCACTTGAATTTATTTCCAAAGCATTTAAAGGAAAGGCTAGATCTGAAATAATTATAAACCTCAAAGTAGGTCAAGTTGATGAATATAGTCATCGCTCAAATTATTCTCCAAAAAATATAGTAACACAAGTTGACAAGGCATTAAAAAAATTAGGAACCGATTATATTGATATTTGTTTGATACATGCTCCAAGCTTAAAAGAAATAGAAGATGAAATTGCTCTTACAATACTTAAAACATTACAGGCCTGTGGAAAGATTAGATTTTTAGGTTATAGCATTGAGGCAGAGCCAAATCATGCTGAATTGATATTGAATCAAAAAATAGATATTTTAATGTTACAGTATAACCTAATTGATAGAGAGTGTGCCAACATTTTCCCCATAGCCGAGAGAAAGGGTATTGGTATTCTCACTGGAGGCCCATTTAAAAGAGGGTATCTTACAGGAAAGTTTGATTCAATTAAAGATTTACCATTGAAAGACAATTACTGGCAATGGAACATTAACTATTCTAAAGATAAAGTGGCTCAAATTCTTGAAAAAGCTAAAGGATTAAAAGAGAAATATGGTAACGAAATTAATTTAAGGAAAGAAGCATTAAACTTTGTTGCTGAAAATAAGGCTGTTGGAAGTATTGTGGTAGGATTCAGAGAGGAAAATGAAATAGTAGAGAATATAAACTTACTTAATTTAGAATAA
- the msrA gene encoding peptide-methionine (S)-S-oxide reductase MsrA — protein sequence MKWLTIIACFFWLACTGNNNSENKETLSSTTAEKQLDPSKLDTAYFAGGCFWCIEAAFEQIKGVQEAISGYAGGQQKDPSYQQVSSGMTDHAETVMVLYNPDVINYNTLLAIFFTAHDPTQLNRQGADVGKQYRSAIFYTKPEEKHSAMKTIGQLKDSDRFDKAIVTLVEPLKTFYPAEPYHQDYEEKNPDNSYIQNVSLPKIKKVRKEFPELLKEH from the coding sequence ATGAAATGGCTCACGATTATCGCTTGCTTTTTTTGGCTGGCTTGCACTGGAAATAATAATTCTGAGAACAAAGAAACACTTAGCAGCACAACAGCCGAAAAGCAATTAGATCCTTCCAAACTGGACACCGCTTATTTTGCAGGAGGTTGCTTTTGGTGCATTGAAGCGGCTTTTGAGCAAATCAAAGGGGTGCAAGAAGCCATTTCGGGTTATGCTGGCGGTCAGCAGAAAGACCCAAGCTACCAGCAGGTGAGCTCGGGCATGACCGACCATGCAGAAACGGTAATGGTTTTATACAATCCAGATGTGATAAACTACAATACATTGTTGGCCATTTTCTTTACCGCACATGATCCCACACAGCTCAATCGCCAAGGAGCGGATGTGGGCAAACAATACCGCTCGGCTATTTTCTATACCAAACCTGAGGAGAAACACAGCGCCATGAAAACCATTGGCCAACTCAAGGATTCCGATCGTTTTGACAAAGCCATCGTAACCTTGGTAGAGCCGCTAAAAACTTTTTACCCTGCCGAGCCTTACCATCAGGATTACGAAGAAAAAAACCCGGATAATTCTTATATCCAAAATGTGTCTTTGCCTAAGATTAAGAAAGTGCGAAAGGAATTTCCAGAGCTTTTAAAAGAGCATTAA
- a CDS encoding sulfite exporter TauE/SafE family protein yields the protein MASLELFDLFLLFLGGLLAGIINTLAGNGSAITLSLLFFFGLSAHAANATNRVGVFLQTIVAVLSLRKNEQTKKLFWEGAWFLIPSFIGSVLGAVVAIDIDEHILTITIGVLMLLILASMFFSPKRWAAATSDKKKKTPLNFVLFFALGFYAGFVQMGMGLIFLSIMILVAQYSLKDANIIKQFLVLALVAPAFFVFAFSGQIDWVLGLAIAPGQMLGAFIASRYLLQNDAAQVWIRYLLMVILIVAAVKLLGIWDWAVQVFVA from the coding sequence ATGGCATCTTTAGAACTCTTCGATCTTTTTCTGCTTTTTTTAGGGGGCTTATTGGCCGGAATAATCAATACGCTGGCGGGAAATGGTTCGGCCATTACCCTGTCTCTACTGTTTTTCTTTGGGCTGTCTGCCCATGCAGCAAATGCTACCAACAGGGTTGGAGTGTTTTTGCAAACCATTGTTGCCGTTTTGTCTCTCAGGAAAAACGAACAAACAAAAAAACTTTTTTGGGAAGGCGCCTGGTTTTTAATTCCATCATTTATAGGTTCTGTACTTGGTGCAGTAGTTGCTATAGATATAGATGAACATATACTGACTATCACCATTGGTGTGTTGATGCTTTTGATACTGGCGAGTATGTTTTTCAGTCCTAAAAGATGGGCGGCTGCTACCAGCGACAAAAAGAAAAAAACACCTCTGAATTTCGTGCTGTTCTTCGCCCTGGGTTTTTATGCCGGTTTTGTACAAATGGGCATGGGGCTGATTTTTCTTTCTATAATGATACTGGTGGCGCAATACAGTCTGAAGGATGCCAATATCATCAAACAGTTTTTGGTGCTGGCTCTGGTTGCGCCTGCATTTTTTGTGTTTGCCTTCAGCGGCCAGATTGACTGGGTATTGGGTTTGGCAATAGCTCCGGGTCAAATGCTTGGTGCATTTATAGCAAGCCGTTATCTCCTTCAGAATGATGCAGCTCAAGTTTGGATTCGTTATTTGTTGATGGTGATTCTGATAGTTGCAGCAGTTAAATTGCTCGGTATCTGGGATTGGGCAGTGCAAGTGTTTGTTGCTTAA
- a CDS encoding YqaE/Pmp3 family membrane protein, with translation MSLIRVIFSILFPPLAVYDQGCGSIVIVLILTIMGWIPGVLAALIILNKRV, from the coding sequence ATGAGTTTAATACGTGTAATATTTTCAATTTTATTTCCACCGCTGGCCGTATATGACCAGGGTTGTGGTTCTATCGTAATTGTTTTGATTCTCACCATTATGGGCTGGATTCCCGGAGTATTGGCAGCATTGATTATTTTAAACAAAAGGGTTTAG
- a CDS encoding pseudouridine synthase, which yields MQGHRHFILNKPYGYLSQFVNNQNKRKNKKLLGELHDFPEGTMSIGRLDEASEGLLLLTTNGVVSTQVRSKTVEKEYYVQVDGKVTDDATAQLEQGVEIGINGKKYQTLPCKAFRLKTAPDLAPRPTGQKIRNEKHGPTSWLSITITEGKFRQIRKMTAAVGFPTLRLIRVRIGGITLGELQPGEVLEVDGFGIEK from the coding sequence ATGCAAGGACACCGGCACTTTATTTTAAATAAGCCCTACGGATACCTCTCTCAGTTTGTCAACAACCAAAACAAGCGGAAAAACAAAAAGCTGCTGGGCGAACTGCACGATTTTCCGGAAGGCACCATGTCCATTGGCCGCCTGGATGAAGCTTCAGAAGGCCTTTTGTTGCTCACAACCAATGGAGTAGTAAGTACACAGGTGCGGAGCAAAACAGTTGAAAAGGAATATTATGTGCAGGTAGATGGTAAAGTCACGGATGATGCAACCGCTCAATTAGAACAAGGAGTGGAAATAGGCATCAATGGTAAAAAATACCAAACCCTGCCTTGCAAAGCCTTTCGATTGAAAACAGCACCGGATCTGGCACCACGACCAACAGGCCAAAAAATCAGAAACGAAAAACACGGGCCTACAAGTTGGTTGTCCATTACCATTACGGAAGGCAAATTCAGGCAGATCAGAAAAATGACCGCAGCAGTTGGCTTTCCTACTTTGAGATTAATACGGGTAAGAATTGGAGGAATTACTTTAGGTGAATTGCAGCCGGGCGAGGTTTTGGAGGTGGATGGGTTTGGGATTGAGAAGTGA
- a CDS encoding dicarboxylate/amino acid:cation symporter translates to MIITKPLNELTVHIRHLVKNRLWLKVIIGLILGALAGLAINPSTGWVSKELSQTLGSWLNLPGDIFMKLVQMVMIPLIFASIISGLVSNVSEDLKSFGLKLFLYFIFTTVVAIIFGIILAYQFKPGEFIRSQGGFSGQELAVQSGENPEALVLNIPKAISNLVPANPLESILSGEMLSIVIFTVIIGIALTQIEQESARPVVRFIESIQKISMIIVGWAMRLVPYAVFGLMAALISTTGVEIFLGLGYYMMVIMLGLLLILIFYMLIYFLVVRKNPFSFIANIKDALLLAFSTASSAAVMPLSMKIADEKLGVSSKVSDFVIPIGAIINMNGTAMFQCVTVLFMAQAYGIELGIMNVVLLTVTVVSASIGTPAIPGGGVIILASVLKSTGIPTEGLLVIIGIDRILGMFRTAVNVSGDLTACVVFNRWYGND, encoded by the coding sequence ATGATAATCACCAAGCCCCTCAATGAACTTACGGTACATATTCGCCACCTGGTCAAGAACCGCTTATGGTTAAAGGTAATTATTGGTTTGATATTGGGCGCATTGGCTGGCTTGGCAATCAATCCATCAACGGGCTGGGTCTCTAAAGAGCTCAGTCAAACGCTTGGAAGTTGGCTCAACTTACCGGGAGATATTTTCATGAAGCTGGTGCAAATGGTGATGATCCCGCTGATCTTCGCCTCCATCATTTCGGGGCTGGTGAGCAATGTTTCTGAAGACCTCAAATCCTTTGGGCTCAAGCTTTTTCTGTATTTCATTTTCACTACCGTTGTCGCTATTATTTTCGGTATAATCCTGGCTTACCAATTCAAGCCCGGAGAATTCATACGCTCACAGGGTGGTTTTTCTGGACAGGAATTAGCGGTTCAATCTGGTGAAAATCCAGAGGCATTGGTTTTAAACATACCAAAAGCCATTTCAAACCTGGTTCCTGCCAATCCACTGGAATCAATCCTGAGTGGAGAAATGCTGAGCATAGTAATCTTTACTGTGATTATCGGTATAGCACTGACACAAATTGAGCAGGAAAGTGCGCGCCCAGTCGTTCGCTTCATTGAATCCATCCAAAAAATATCCATGATTATTGTAGGCTGGGCGATGCGCCTGGTACCTTATGCCGTTTTCGGCCTGATGGCTGCACTGATTTCTACTACGGGCGTAGAGATATTTCTAGGTCTGGGCTATTACATGATGGTCATCATGCTGGGGCTTTTGCTCATTCTTATTTTTTATATGCTGATCTATTTTCTGGTAGTCAGAAAAAACCCCTTCTCTTTTATCGCCAATATTAAGGATGCCCTTTTGTTGGCCTTTTCCACAGCCAGTTCTGCTGCTGTGATGCCTTTGTCTATGAAAATAGCGGATGAAAAACTGGGCGTTTCTTCCAAGGTCAGCGATTTTGTGATTCCCATTGGTGCCATCATCAATATGAATGGAACGGCTATGTTTCAATGTGTTACGGTATTGTTTATGGCGCAGGCCTATGGTATTGAGCTGGGGATTATGAATGTAGTGCTGCTCACCGTTACTGTTGTTTCTGCTTCCATTGGAACCCCGGCCATTCCAGGCGGAGGAGTTATTATTTTGGCCTCGGTACTCAAAAGCACGGGCATTCCTACAGAGGGTTTACTGGTGATTATTGGCATCGATCGTATTTTGGGCATGTTTCGTACTGCTGTAAATGTTAGTGGAGACCTGACGGCCTGTGTGGTTTTCAATAGGTGGTATGGAAATGACTAA